The following are from one region of the Carassius auratus strain Wakin chromosome 43, ASM336829v1, whole genome shotgun sequence genome:
- the LOC113061778 gene encoding 26S proteasome non-ATPase regulatory subunit 8-like isoform X1 produces the protein MNFRALSVSARQVERKARESPHTVSQTENKPKRTKYQDLQTRAQQISRLWASRCAVRGHSLDLNKSKPRNEDERTAVFCQTGVVAFCRITMASVLKETTGLYETLKAEWNKKNPNLNKCGEILSKLKISLLELNFLPTTGTKLTKQQLILARDVLEIGALWSILKKDIPSFERYMAQLKCYYFDYKDELPESSYRHQLLGLNLLFLLSQNRVSEFHTELERLSAKVIQTNTYIKHPVSLEQYLMEGSYNKVFLAKGNIPAESYTFFIDILLDTIRDEIAGCIEKAYEQIQFNEATRVLFFSSPKKMTEYAKKRGWTQSPDGYYSFSTQHQKTEEVSIPSTELAQQVIEYARQLEMIV, from the exons ATGAACTTTCGCGCACTGTCTGTAAGCGCGAGACAAGTCGAGAGAAAAGCGCGCGAATCACCTCACACCGTctcacagacagaaaacaaaccaAAGAGAACCAAGTATCAGGATTTACAGACTCGCGCGCAACAAATTTCAAGACTTTGGGCGAGTCGCTGTGCTGTTCGCGGTCACAGTCTCGATCTAAACAAATCAAAACCACGAAATGAGGACGAG CGTACTGCCGTGTTCTGCCAGACCGGTGTCGTAGCTTTTTGCAGAATCACCATGGCGTCTGTGTTGAAGGAGACCACGGGATTATATGAGACGCTGAAAGCCGAGTGGAACAAGAAGAATCCAAATCTTAATAAATGTGGTGAGATCCTGAGCAAGCTAAAG atatcCCTGTTGGAGTTGAACTTTCTACCAACTACTGGGACCAAACTCACCAAACAGCAGCTTATCCTTGCCA GAGATGTTCTGGAGATTGGAGCACTATGGAGCATTCTGAAGAAAGACATCCCGTCCTTTGAACGCTACATGGCTCAGCTGAAGTGTTATTACTTTGATTACAA GGATGAGTTGCCCGAGTCATCGTACAGGCATCAGTTGCTGGGACTCAACTTGCTCTTCCTGCTCTCTCAGAACAGAGTGTCTGAGTTCCACACAGAGCTGGAGAGACTGAGCGCTAAAGTCATCCAGACAAATACCTACATCAAACATCCAGTTTCATTAGAACAG taTCTGATGGAGGGCAGTTACAACAAGGTCTTTCTTGCCAAAGGAAATATTCCTGCTGAGAGCTACACCTTCTTCATTGACATTCTTCTGGATACTATTCG agATGAGATTGCAGGTTGCATAGAAAAAGCATATGAACAAATTCAATTCAATGAGGCCACACGggtgcttttcttttcttctccaaAAAAGATGACAGAATATGCGAAGAAA AGAGGCTGGACTCAGAGTCCTGATGGATACTATTCATTCAGTACCCAGCATCAAAAGACAGAAGAAGTGTCCATCCCCTCCACAGAACTGGCCCAACAAGTCATCGAATATGCACGGCAGCTGGAAATGATTGTGTAG
- the LOC113061778 gene encoding 26S proteasome non-ATPase regulatory subunit 8-like isoform X2, producing the protein MNYTSNVVSLQQRTPMHYFKTISPPSSTLNGVITNEKANYFSELRDILRTAVFCQTGVVAFCRITMASVLKETTGLYETLKAEWNKKNPNLNKCGEILSKLKISLLELNFLPTTGTKLTKQQLILARDVLEIGALWSILKKDIPSFERYMAQLKCYYFDYKDELPESSYRHQLLGLNLLFLLSQNRVSEFHTELERLSAKVIQTNTYIKHPVSLEQYLMEGSYNKVFLAKGNIPAESYTFFIDILLDTIRDEIAGCIEKAYEQIQFNEATRVLFFSSPKKMTEYAKKRGWTQSPDGYYSFSTQHQKTEEVSIPSTELAQQVIEYARQLEMIV; encoded by the exons ATGAACTACACTAGCAATGTTGTCAGTCTCCAGCAGAGGACGCCGATGCATTATTTTAAGACCATCAGCCCCCCTAGCTCAACTTTAAATGGAGTGATCACGAATGAAAAGGCAAATTACTTTTCAGAATTACGTGACATCttg CGTACTGCCGTGTTCTGCCAGACCGGTGTCGTAGCTTTTTGCAGAATCACCATGGCGTCTGTGTTGAAGGAGACCACGGGATTATATGAGACGCTGAAAGCCGAGTGGAACAAGAAGAATCCAAATCTTAATAAATGTGGTGAGATCCTGAGCAAGCTAAAG atatcCCTGTTGGAGTTGAACTTTCTACCAACTACTGGGACCAAACTCACCAAACAGCAGCTTATCCTTGCCA GAGATGTTCTGGAGATTGGAGCACTATGGAGCATTCTGAAGAAAGACATCCCGTCCTTTGAACGCTACATGGCTCAGCTGAAGTGTTATTACTTTGATTACAA GGATGAGTTGCCCGAGTCATCGTACAGGCATCAGTTGCTGGGACTCAACTTGCTCTTCCTGCTCTCTCAGAACAGAGTGTCTGAGTTCCACACAGAGCTGGAGAGACTGAGCGCTAAAGTCATCCAGACAAATACCTACATCAAACATCCAGTTTCATTAGAACAG taTCTGATGGAGGGCAGTTACAACAAGGTCTTTCTTGCCAAAGGAAATATTCCTGCTGAGAGCTACACCTTCTTCATTGACATTCTTCTGGATACTATTCG agATGAGATTGCAGGTTGCATAGAAAAAGCATATGAACAAATTCAATTCAATGAGGCCACACGggtgcttttcttttcttctccaaAAAAGATGACAGAATATGCGAAGAAA AGAGGCTGGACTCAGAGTCCTGATGGATACTATTCATTCAGTACCCAGCATCAAAAGACAGAAGAAGTGTCCATCCCCTCCACAGAACTGGCCCAACAAGTCATCGAATATGCACGGCAGCTGGAAATGATTGTGTAG